The Lycium ferocissimum isolate CSIRO_LF1 chromosome 1, AGI_CSIRO_Lferr_CH_V1, whole genome shotgun sequence genome includes a region encoding these proteins:
- the LOC132061820 gene encoding uncharacterized protein LOC132061820, whose protein sequence is MGTGTADTLPECVIRKILCYLSYGEATRMRILSKTWLQAWLTLPNLAFGVSSGESITIVDEVTKRYRNGNIPIDRFELHNFTEPDGLFPLIDKWLGIALQNGVKDLVYRDVRYSSSYPFPIFIFLAAESLRELVLTGCDLMHISLSTSRLVNCHSLRKLSLSCVHLDENMLQTLLTSCPLIDTLIIEHCIGLNKIELRNLHKITSLTINIHRRVKIQAPTLEHLSYSSYSLEELDIVEYHNLKSLEISCMKISKGFLEHLISRPHFLESLKLVKITSGSFDICRSQSLRVLKIQNCEIIGTIDAPNLLLFEYKGRHVIPQLKFARESSQLKHSQIILDSLYNLDAAWFCKLRKFLSNSTSWSQVTLYFLKCNEINMKYLQLLHRIATPQVDILDVKFLTPTGECPTFVDALLWSCHPRRLNLHSTSEMFTCFINRLMYMKNLSHSHSHESEPWQSQLKEAKVYKFDQESQSWHPVEHKRGELSIRTTRCSHMLSDIVNSGDRKFFISYCWKRNVIANYLKQEEVLLVSCELPTVTRPQSSVPELYCFSLAYALNILFNVASFLGTFVLGFNFPQIKEENIGEECRNSVERKWQLYHKKIEQKTY, encoded by the exons ATGGGGACAGGCACAGCTGACACATTGCCTGAATGTGTCATTCGCAAAATACTCTGTTATCTTAGTTATGGAGAAGCAACCCGGATGAGAATTCTCTCCAAAACATGGCTACAGGCCTGGTTGACTCTTCCCAACTTGGCATTCGGAGTCTCTTCTGGCGAAAGCATAACAATAGTGGATGAAGTCACGAAGAGATATAGGAACGGAAATATCCCTATTGACAGGTTTGAACTTCACAACTTTACGGAACCTGACGGTCTTTTCCCTCTGATTGATAAGTGGCTTGGCATTGCTCTTCAAAATGGTGTAAAAGATCTAGTGTATAGAGATGTTAGATATTCATCATCATATCCCTTCCCTATTTTTATATTCTTGGCAGCAGAATCTTTACGAGAACTAGTCCTGACGGGTTGTGATCTGATGCATATTTCGTTATCTACTAGTCGTCTGGTGAACTGCCATTCTTTGAGAAAGCTTTCTCTATCTTGTGTCCATTTAGACGAGAACATGCTTCAGACTCTACTCACTAGTTGCCCCTTGATTGATACTTTAATCATCGAGCATTGTATTGGTCTGAATAAAATTGAGCTCCGGAATCTTCATAAGATCACGTCACTTACCATTAATATTCACCGACGTGTTAAAATTCAAGCACCAACTCTTGAACACTTGTCTTATTCTAGTTATTCTTTGGAAGAATTGGATATTGTTGAATATCATAATCTGAAATCTTTAGAGATATCATGTATGAAAATATCTAAAGGATTTCTCGAGCACCTTATCTCTAGACCTCACTTCCTTGAGAGTTTGAAATTGGTTAAAATTACTTCAGGAAGTTTTGACATCTGCAGGAGTCAATCCCTAAGGGTCTTAAAGATTCAGAATTGCGAGATCATAGGAACAATTGATGCTCCAAATTTGCTATTATTTGAGTATAAAGGACGACATGTTATTCCTCAACTTAAATTTGCAAGAGAATCAAGCCAATTGAAGCACTCACAGATCATTCTTGATTCCTTGTACAATTTAGATGCTGCGTGGTTTTGTAAGTTGAGAAAATTTCTATCAAATTCGACCTCTTGGTCTCAAGTTACCCTTTATTTTCTCAAATGCAATGAGATCAACATGAAATATTTGCAACTGCTCCATAGAATTGCTACCCCACAAGTGGACATTTTAGATGTAAAATTTTTAACGCCGACTGGGGAGTGCCCAACGTTTGTGGATGCTTTGCTATGGAGTTGTCATCCTAGGAGACTCAACCTACACTCAACAAGTGAAATGTTTACATGTTTCATCAATCGTTTGATGTATATGAAGAATCTGAGTCACTCACATTCTCATGAAAGCGAGCCTTGGCAGAGTCAATTAAAAGAGGCAAAAGTCTACAAATTTGATCAGGAAAGTCAGAGTTGGCATCCTGTAGAACACAAAAGAGGAGAGCTCTCAATAAGGACCACTA GATGTTCTCACATGCTATCAGATATTGTGAATTCGGGTGACCGCAAGTTTTTCATTTCTTACTGCTGGAAAAGAAATGTTATTGCAAATTAT TTGAAGCAAGAGGAAGTATTGCTGGTTTCATGTGAATTACCAACAGTTACAAGACCACAGAGTAGTGTTCCAGAACTTTACTGTTTTTCCTTAGCCTATGCTCTCAATATCCTGTTTAATGTGGCTTCCTTTTTGGGTACCTTTGTTCTTGGTTTTAACTTCCCtcagattaaagaagaaaatattggTGAAGAATGTCGCAACTCTGTTGAAAGAAAGTGGCAACTTTATCATAAGAAAATTGAACAGAAAACTTATTAA
- the LOC132068366 gene encoding TATA-box-binding protein-like, translating into MDLSKHPSGIAPTFQNIVSTANLDCKLDLKTIALHARNAEYNPKRYPAVVMRIREPRTTALIFASGKMVCTGAKSEQQSQLAARKFARIVQKLGFPACKFKDFKIQNIVASCDVKFPIRLEGLAYAHRSFSSYEPELFPGLIYRMKQPKIVMLIFVSGKIVITGAKVRDETYTAFENIYPVLTQFRKNQQ; encoded by the coding sequence ATGGATCTTTCCAAGCACCCTTCGGGAATAGCCCCTACTTTCCAGAATATTGTGTCAACTGCCAATCTTGACTGCAAGTTGGACCTCAAAACCATTGCACTTCATGCTCGAAACGCTGAGTACAATCCGAAACGTTATCCTGCAGTGGTCATGAGAATTAGAGAACCAAGAACTACAGCATTGATTTTTGCTTCAGGGAAGATGGTTTGTACTGGAGCCAAAAGTGAACAACAGTCCCAGTTGGCAGCACGGAAATTTGCTAGAATCGTTCAAAAGCTCGGTTTTCCGGCATGCAAGTTTAAGGATTTTAAGATTCAGAATATAGTTGCTTCTTGTGATGTTAAATTTCCTATTCGACTTGAAGGCCTTGCGTATGCTCACCGTTCTTTCTCAAGTTACGAGCCAGAACTATTTCCTGGATTAATATATCGTATGAAACAACCAAAAATAGTGATGCTTATTTTTGTTTCTGGGAAAATTGTCATCACAGGGGCCAAGGTTAGAGATGAGACATATACTGCCTTTGAGAACATATACCCGGTTCTTACTCAGTTCAGAAAAAATCAGCAATGA
- the LOC132061813 gene encoding uncharacterized protein LOC132061813, whose protein sequence is MDVIGPIEPAASNGHRFILVAIAYFTKWVEASSYKSVTKKVVVDLVRNNIICRFRIPESIITDDGANLNSDLMREIFKKFKITHRNSTPYRPQMNGAVEAANKNIKRILRKMIDNYRHWHEKLPLAFGFRTTVRTSTGATPYLLVYGTEAVLPAEVEIPSLRIIQEAELSDAKWIQNQNEQLMLIDEKRMNAVCHGQLYQNRMAKAFNKKVRPRQFKSGQLVLKRIFPHQNEAKGKFAPNWQGSYMVHRVLTGGALILAEMDGEVWPKAINADAVKRYYL, encoded by the coding sequence atggatgtcatTGGTCCTATCGAGCCGGCCGCGTCAAATGGACATAGGTTCATTTTGGTAGCCATCGCCTACTTCACAAAATGGGTAGAAGCATCTTCGTACAAATCAGTGACGAAGAAGGTAGTGGTAGACCTTGTTcgcaataacatcatttgtcGATTCAGAATCCCTGAGTCAATTATAACTGATGATGGAGCTAATCTTAACAGTGATTTGATGCGTGAgatattcaaaaaatttaagattACTCACCGCAACTCCACCCCTTATCGACCTCAGATGAATGGAGCAGTTGAAGcagccaacaaaaacatcaagagaaTATTGCGGAAGATGATCGATAATTACAGACATTGGCATGAAAAATTGCCATTGGCCTTCGGTTTTCGCACCACTGTTAGGACTTCAACTGGGGCAACGCCTTATCTCTTGGTCTATGGGACCGAGGCTGTGTTACCTGCAGAGGTAGAGATACCATCCCTGAGGATTATCCAAGAAGCTGAGTTGAGTGATGCCAAGTGGATACAAAATCAAAATGAACAATTAATGCTCATTGACGAAAAGAGGATGAATGCAGTTTGTCATGGGCAGCTTTATCAGAACAGAATGGCCAAAGCTTTCAACAAGAAGGTAAGACCGAGACAATTCAAATCGGGGCAATTGGTGTTGAAGCGCATATTCCCACACCAAAATGaagctaagggaaaatttgcaCCTAACTGGCAAGGGTCTTACATGGTTCACCGAGTACTGACTGGAGGAGCACTAATTCTAGCAGAAATGGATGGCGAAGTGTGGCCGAAAGCTATCAATGCAGATGCCGTCAAGAGATACTACCTTTAG